In Cyprinus carpio isolate SPL01 chromosome A1, ASM1834038v1, whole genome shotgun sequence, the following proteins share a genomic window:
- the LOC122134008 gene encoding sodium/myo-inositol cotransporter-like, translating into MASTMEAADIVVVAMYFVLVLCFGFFAMWKANRGTVSGYFLAGRSMNWMVIGASLFVSNIGSEHFIGLAGSGAASGFAVAAWEFNAILLLQLLGWVFIPVYIHSGVYTMPEYLSKRFGGKRLKVFFASLTLLLYIFTKLSVDLYSGALFIQESLGWNLYVSIILLITMTALLTVTGGLVAVIYTDTLQAFLMISGALCLMALSLVKVGGLEGLRTKYMNAFPNITAIELEKNITYSNSCHVHPKQDSFKILRGPLDKDLPWPAFLLGQTPASIWYWCADQVIVQRVLAARNLAHAKGSTLMAGFLKVLPMFIIVIPGMISRVLFADELACIGPEHCVQVCNSKAGCTNIAYPRLVMNVMPVGLRGLMMAVMLAALMSDLDSIFNSASTIFTLDIYKMIRYHASSKELMVVGRMFVILIVAISIAWVPFVVEMQGGQMFLYIQEVSDYLTPPIAALFLLGILWKRCNETGAFWGGIVGFLLGAIRLILAFVYREPDCDTTDDRPAFIKDVHFMYVAAVLFWVSGLVTVVVSLCTDPPSKEQIATATFWGLRNRNQPENSKIHQLSVKTKKEKSMDEVEIKQSSQVIQTGPEIPPNGHLESQHTHKHQSTDHVGGDKRQCVKCFEWFCGYNEKSEEEELDSPFGDDNRNVTEMLKEPPKTKIILNLGLLLVCTLGIFLFVYFSL; encoded by the coding sequence ATGGCATCAACAATGGAAGCAGCAGATATAGTTGTTGTTGCCATGTACTTCGTTCTTGTCTTGTGCTTTGGATTTTTTGCAATGTGGAAGGCGAATCGAGGTACTGTGAGCGGATACTTCCTGGCTGGTCGTTCCATGAACTGGATGGTGATCGGCGCATCACTGTTCGTGAGTAACATCGGCAGTGAGCACTTCATCGGCCTCGCTGGCTCAGGTGCGGCAAGCGGTTTCGCTGTAGCTGCATGGGAGTTCAATGCGATTCTATTGCTGCAGCTCCTGGGTTGGGTCTTCATACCTGTTTACATCCACTCAGGTGTGTACACCATGCCAGAGTACCTCTCCAAAAGATTCGGTGGTAAGCGGTTGAAGGTTTTCTTCGCATCCCTAACTCTGCTCCTCTACATTTTCACCAAGCTCTCAGTGGATCTATATTCCGGAGCGCTCTTTATCCAGGAATCTCTGGGCTGGAACCTGTACGTATCCATAATCCTGCTCATCACTATGACTGCCCTTCTCACAGTCACAGGCGGCCTGGTGGCGGTCATTTACACAGACACTCTGCAGGCATTCCTCATGATATCTGGAGCACTTTGCCTGATGGCTCTCAGTTTAGTCAAGGTAGGAGGTCTTGAGGGTTTGCGCACCAAGTACATGAATGCCTTTCCCAACATCACTGCCATTGAGCTAGAGAAAAACATCACATACTCCAATTCCTGCCATGTGCATCCTAAGCAAGATTCATTCAAGATCTTAAGAGGTCCGTTGGACAAAGACCTGCCGTGGCCTGCTTTTCTTCTGGGCCAGACTCCAGCCTCAATCTGGTACTGGTGCGCTGATCAGGTCATAGTGCAGAGAGTCCTGGCGGCCCGAAATCTTGCCCACGCCAAAGGGTCAACCCTGATGGCGGGCTTCCTAAAAGTCTTACCAATGTTTATCATTGTGATTCCAGGAATGATTTCACGTGTGCTCTTTGCTGATGAACTTGCTTGCATTGGTCCAGAGCACTGCGTGCAAGTCTGCAACAGCAAAGCTGGCTGCACTAACATCGCCTATCCTCGCCTCGTCATGAACGTCATGCCTGTGGGTCTACGAGGGTTGATGATGGCGGTGATGCTCGCTGCTCTCATGAGCGACCTAGACTCAATCTTTAACAGTGCCAGTACTATCTTCACCCTTGATATCTATAAGATGATACGTTACCATGCTTCCTCCAAAGAGCTCATGGTGGTGGGACGCATGTTTGTGATCCTCATAGTGGCCATTAGCATAGCTTGGGTGCCATTCGTCGTTGAGATGCAAGGTGGTCAGATGTTCCTCTACATTCAGGAGGTGTCTGATTACCTTACACCACCCATTGCTGCACTGTTCCTGCTTGGCATTCTCTGGAAACGTTGCAATGAGACTGGTGCATTCTGGGGTGGCATTGTGGGCTTCTTGCTAGGAGCCATAAGACTCATTCTTGCCTTCGTTTATAGAGAGCCGGACTGTGACACAACTGATGACCGCCCTGCTTTCATCAAGGATGTTCATTTCATGTATGTGGCAGCTGTGTTGTTTTGGGTTTCAGGGCTTGTGACAGTAGTTGTCAGTCTTTGCACAGATCCACCAAGCAAGGAACAGATTGCTACGGCTACTTTTTGGGGACTGCGCAATAGGAATCAACCCGAGAACAGCAAAATTCATCAGctttctgtaaaaacaaaaaaagagaagtcAATGGATGAAGTGGAAATTAAACAATCATCTCAGGTTATTCAAACAGGGCCTGAAATACCTCCAAATGGCCACTTGGAGTctcaacatacacacaaacaccagaGCACTGATCATGTGGGTGGAGATAAGAGAcagtgtgtgaaatgttttgagtggttttgtgGTTATAACGAAAAATCTGAGGAAGAGGAACTAGATTCACCTTTTGGAGATGACAACAGGAATGTTACTGAAATGCTCAAAGAACCTCCAAAAACCAAAATTATCCTCAACCTTGGTCTCTTGTTAGTGTGCACACTTGGAATATTCTTGTTTGTGTACTTCTCTTTGTAA